The sequence below is a genomic window from Daphnia pulicaria isolate SC F1-1A chromosome 6, SC_F0-13Bv2, whole genome shotgun sequence.
CGGAATCGGAGCTAACCTAAAATATGAATGTTGATTCCATATAgtaaatatttatataaatCTAATCACTATTATATTTACGGAAGAAAATTCGAAGATGGAGGTGGTGGAGGTGGAGGAGCCCAGGTgggtggtggaggaggaggtggaggcATCGCCATTGTAAGTCCTTGCAACGGAGGTGGGGGAGGTGGAGGCAATCCTGACATTCCCATGTTGCTCATTTGCGGAGGAATAGGAGGGGCATCGGCAAAAAGTTGATGAGGCCGATCTGTCTGAGCAAGAGGATTTTGTGCTGCCAGAAGCCTTTCTGCTGCTGATCCATGGCGTTCACCCTTAGAATCCTTCTTGAAGGCATATGATATAGTAATTGGCCTATTACATAAATATTGGCCATTCATGGCTTCAATGGCAGCATCAGATGCATCAAAACTGGCAAAGTTGATGAATGCAAAGCCTTTTGAATTCCCTGTTGTAGGATCCCTCATGATCTGCattcaaaaaaaacaaaatagtaaaatttaaaaccccAACAATGATTTCAAATTTACCTTTGGTGTCTGAAGAATTACGCCAAATGCTGAAAATGTGTCATACTAAAAAAGCAATAATAGATTAAATGGTGTTTTGAACCTAAAGGAATACTGATTGGTTACCAAAAGTTTTTCATCAACTTCAGGATCTAAGTTTCCAATGAAAATATTTGCTCCAACATCTAAGTTTTTCTGGTGTGCTGATGCTTTGTTTACCCGAATGGGTTTACCATACAGCTTTATCATGTTCATAATTTTACATGCGTAGTCAGCATCATCTTCACTGAGGAATTCTATGAATCCGTATCCTTGATGCAGTAAAGTAATCCGATCTTTAGGCATATGCACATTTACTACAGGACCACCTTGAACGAACAACTCCCACAGCAAGGGCTCCGTAACTTTTTCGTCTAACCCACCAACATAAATGGTAGCAtctgaaaatgataaaaatttcaCATAGTCATTTCATTTTAGTGCATAATAAACTTAAATTTCTTACCTTGATTTCTTTCTGAAACAGGTCCAGCAGCCATGCTGAAAGTAACCAAATAGTTTCCACCTGAAATTTGCAAACTTCCAAAATATAAAATGCTTGTTTGACTTGAGTGTGTCTGCCTTGTATTATTGAAGGCCGGTCAAGTGATCAGTTTTCCTATGCCAGTGCTTTTGACTAACCAAGCTCCAACTAGATGACGCCCGGTGCTAAGACCGACCCACACACTCAATAGCGGCATTGCGGCAAGGGCGGAAGGATCCGACAGGTTTTCAAATCTTAGTCTGTGTGATGTCTCGTGTCTCTTTGCAAATTGCCAAATTCCAATAAATAATGCCGTGTTTAAGCATGTATAATTACATGATTTATATCCGGAAATCCTACGAAATACTAAGAATATAAGATTTATGTATCTAACGCGTTAATAGAATACATCCTTTATTCCTTTTCCTCTCATACAGATCTTTAAGAACAATTCTTTGTAGTGTTAAACGGTCTTCTAAAATTAGATGCATAAAATGGATAACCCAATTTTGAACTGAAAATCTGATAAATCAAATATCATTTTTGGTTATGTCCCTATACTCCCTGTTCCCTAATGTTTCCGTACACCAAATGGGCCTGTTACACAGTCTGTTACACAGCCTGCTGCATGTGTAATCGATCACATATCAGGCATTTTATGCTATTAACAACTGTATGCTGAGCTGAACCTCAATTTTATAGGTTgcaacaaaatcatttttggaaaaaaatcccAGATGGGCATGTGCTGCACTTTGAGTGTGAATAACTTTTTTCTAATCGAAatcagagctatagactccaTATTCATCCATATTCAGACTGGCTGTTTTGTATATTTGGTAGTGTAATAAATCATAcatcattatttaaaatttcagtttGCGAGCGGGGGGATCCGAAGAATGAGTACATAGAACATAGTTTTCCAGTTTTCCACCAGTGGCTCTGTATGCTGCACATGATTTTTTCATACCGTAAGTCGCTTTTCGTTTGGGAGGCGTCTGGCTTGTAAGAGTCTATTTAAGATTTAAGAACGATCGTATTGACAACAAAAACGTGACAAAACGAGGTGTCGGTGTCTATAATATTTAAACATTGAGATcatcaaaacaagaaaagttcAATtagaaaacacatttttttaaacatgtcGTCCACAACCGGTTTCGCTATCACAATTGACGATGGGGAAATTCGGAAACATCTTAGGCAATTAGGTGAACCAATAACCCTTTTTGGTGAAGGACCTGCTGATCGCCGAAATAGATTAAAAGAGTTACTCTCGGTTCATGGACATGATTtgatcgatagaaaaaaagaagatgaaaaagaaattgtgaaGGTTGAGAAAGATCAAACTGAAACCACTTGGTATCATGAAGGTCCTGAATCACTCAAAATTGCTCGTTTGTGGTTAGCATATTATTCCCTCCCCAGAGCAAAACAAAGGTTATCTAATGTGAAGCTTGAATCTGAAATACCAGAATCAACAAGAACAGCCAAAAGGTCTGAAATATGCTCTGTTATGAAAGCACATCCCAAttaatctatttttttcttttccaggcAGGAAATGGTGAAACGGATGAGAGGTATGAACATCATGTGCAGCCAAGTTGGTGATGGAAGACCAATATCATATTGCCAATTCAGCCCAAGTGGAAATTTGTTGGCCACTGCCTCCTGGTATTAAATATTCTGAGATTGTAAGAGAGTTAACcagataataaaaaacaattcatgTTTTAGGAGTGGCCTGTGTAAATTGTGGAATGTACCTGACTGCACTTTGTCTCATTCATTAAGAGGCCACAAGTGTAGTGTTGGAGCAATAGTCTTCCATCCACAAGCCACCTTGAGCTTAGAACCTTCAGAATTAAATATGGCTTCATGTTCCATGGACGGCGCAGTCAAATTGTGGAATTTAGAAAGTGAAGAGCCGATTGCTGATATGGAAGGACATGCTCCGCATCGAGTGTCAAAAGTTGAATTTCATccttctggaagatttttagCTACATGTGTTTTTGATAATTCCTGGAGGCTATGGGATCTAGAACAAGGTGTAGAAGTTCTTCATCAAGAAGGGCATTCCAAACCTGTATACAACATAGCATTCAATGTTGATGGTTCAGTGGCTATCACAGGGTACCAACACCTAAAAATATGTTAacataatattttaattacatgTGGAATTTTTTCTAGTGGCATGGACTCTTTTGGTCGAGTATGGGACCTCAGAACTGGGCGCTGCATCATGTTTATGGAAGGTCATTTAAAAGGTGTCTTGGGCATCGATATATCACCTAATGGCTACCACATAGTAACTGGAAGTGAAGACAATACCTGTAAAATATGGGATTTACGTAAGAGATCCTGTATCTATACtattcctgcacacacaaatttAGTGTCGAGCGTGAAATTCGAAAGAAGTTCCGGACAGTATATTGTCTCATCTTCATATGACTGTACCGCAAAGGTATGAATAATCATtaatagattttctttctgcatTCTTTAAATGTTACATTTGTCATCTATatatatttgaaataattttctgCTTTAGATATGGGCGAGTAACACTTGGCAACCATTGAAAACCCTTTCGGGACATGAcggaaaagtaaatttttttatcaaatacGTTTGTGATgtgtttcacaattttttaattttattgttacAGGTTATGGCAGTTGATGTATCGCCTGACGGTTCGTTCATCGCCACAGCCTCGTACGATCGCACTTACAAGCTTTGGTCCCCTGAATAAATGTAGAAGTATAGAGTGCAGCTTCGAAGACGACCATGcttgtttgatttctttatttgtgtATTGGACTTCGAAAacattaataaattaaatacaaaaaagttgAAGCCTATTGGTTGGGAAGATTGGGTGGAGTATTAAAAACTTACTTTCCCTCGTACTTTGTAAAATCCGAATTGACTGTAGTTGTGAACTAATGCTGGAAGCCCTAAATACGAATTCATTATAATTGGCTTGTATTCAACTAAACCCTGGTACTCGTTTTGCAAAGTTCGCTGTAGGTTGACTGTAAAATCTTTAACGTCGAATATAGCAGGAGTCGTGTGTTCAGCTAAAATTCATAGgtaaaaataagagttaaCATCCATCGAATAATGATTAACAGAATTGCAATCTTTTTACTTGAAAGTAGTGGATGCGATAAAAACGTTAACCAGGGAATTGCCTTGCTCCATGGATTCCATAACTGGGTAAAATTGGGTTCTGCCGGCACGGATCCAAACAAAATTCGGACGCCGTTTCTTTTCAATCTAATTCCAAAGCAAGAACTTTCTTGAAAACCTTTGTTCGACATTTCTACCGCATTATAACGTATCAATGTGTCATGTCTGATTTAGTTATGTTACCTGTCGGAAGTGAAGTCAGTTTGAGTTTCTTCACCTGTTGAACGTTTATGTAATAGCTCCGATGCCGATTGACTATTAAAGTTACCTCGTAGAATAGACGAGAATCGTCCTGTTATAGAATCTGCGAGGTATTGGAATTTCCTAAAGTATATTCATATAAAAATACGACAAAAGCTAAATTAATTTCCAATCATCCGATATAAGTACACTAAAATCTTATCTCATTTTTACACAGAGAAACATTTACTTGCAATCCACATGATTGTGACAAATTTCAGTTGATTATTGGTAACCAATGTCCATcaatctgaaaaaaacaaatttagaacGGAAAAAACTTACGGTGTGATTGAGTGTGTTGGGTATTCAATATTCCCAATAGTAAGGTGAATAATTTTCTGGAGTGCATAGGTCTCGAAGCTTTGAAGAGTCGTGGTGATGAAGTCGTATTTTACAATGAACAAGGTTCGAGAATAAAGCAAAATCAGTCGTTCTTTTTCGTTGTCCCAGTGATCGACCCTTTAGTCCTcaatagaaaacaaacatCAAACGATGAAACAAAACAGAGATAAGAAAgtgaagttttttttcaaaacgaaagAAGCGcggttttttcaaataagctacggtacgaaaaaagaaacaaaatcaatGTCCCTCAACCGCGCATTTACGATTTTTTCGTCGCGTACTGGAATATTGCAATTATTTTTGAGGGCTAGTGAAAATACTTGACAACATTTAGTTAAAAGTCTTACATAGTTAGCAACCAACTTCCTACGAAAACCCCATGGTTCTCAGGTTCTCCTCGAGTCAAGATTCGCTTGCAATTTTCGATCGCGAACATGTAATTTCTTGAACTGAAGTAGCCTTGTGAGATGATTTGACCGTCACCACCACGAGCTTCAGCGCTGAGAACAGTTGGAGATAAAGGAACATTTTCTACGGTATAGTAAAACAATAGCTTTGTCAGAAGTCAGCCCatcataatatttttaaaaaagcttaTAGAATTGTACCGCAGTTTGATGAAGGACCGCAGGGTTGGAGTTCagctattttctttctttctttcatttgatCTGCTTCGTTGTTTGAAAAAAGGTTTTGCTTtacgattttttggtttgaaatAGTGCCTGAAGCATTGTTTAAAGATAACGTTGCTCCGCAAAATTCCGGTAGATTTGGCTCATCCAAGGTTGGTGTAGTTTCTGCTTCACTAAGCATGATTTTCTGAACAAACAAtcgaaaaattttatgttttaattttggaagTGGAAGAGATATCCGAATGTTAGTGTTATTTGTTATGTACAAAAATTTTCGACAATATGCtgtagatttttatttgccttAAGTAAATAAAAGTGAAGACTTTCGAGGGGTttcaccacaaaaaaaaaaaaaatcttcgtaCACCTTgccaaaaaaactcaaattttAAGTCTATCTAGACGCACGCCCGTAatttgagcaaactaaacaaattacacaaaaattacGCAAATTTGAGCGGTGAGCCTCTCGAAGTATTGgaaccaatttttaatttaagaagTCGACACTCaatattttccaattaatAAGAGCTTCCTGTTCCTCGTATCTATGACCTCTCgttcttcttgattttttttcttgattgttccattgaatttgaatttgtgcaCATGAATTGTTTTGATAAAATTGAGAAAATCCATATCTTACCAAATACGATTCGGTTAATTAAGAGGAGCTGATAAGTTGGCTCAAGACACACGAAAGTTAGACCTTCACTCAGTAAATGTATCAGTGAAATCGCGCAATGTTACAAACATCTTGGCTATCAGCCATGCGCATCGACTTGCGCAATGCAaacatcgaaaaaaaaaaaaagttttagacgATCAATACTTTTCTTAAGTTATAATTTTCGGCAGGATTCCAATATTCTTCCATTTCAACTCAGTAGGGGAGGGTGGGATTAAGCGGGACATTTTAAGCCCCCATTTCCCTTTACTCTAATATTGAAAGGTGTAGCTAAAAACTTTCCGGTACTTAAGTTAATAGTGTTGTTTATTATTGTAtgccaatattttttcaaatatcttgGCCTCCGTTATGAGAgattaaaaatttgtaaatttatGGGAGGAGCCAAAATGTTGGGATTTTTTGGGGAGGAGGGCTCATAGGTCCATAGGTTAGGCGGGTTAGGATTAAGTGGAACAGGGTAAGCCGGTATTAAAGCCAATAAGCAACGTGATTAATTATCagtttaaatatatatatttttccctcCATCTTTTCCATAATTCTAGAAGGCCCAAAGGTTTTGAAAAGCAAGTTCAATAAAGTTTTAATAGAGTAGACTAGAGTAGAGAAAACTTTAGAGGAGAGGCGCTGTTTGAAAGTTGCTATGGTTTGGCCGCTGGGGTGCCGACTGCCGAGCTCTTTGGGTTTTCTGTAGTGACTCTAGTGAGTGAGCAAACCATAGACTCTATAACGTGGTTCCGACAATAGTCAACATTGAGTCATTGACTGGAGTGGATTGTCATTTGATAATTTAAGATAGGTTGTTTAATCCTTAATacttacaaaaattaattatattcCTCCTACAACTATCCAAAACTATAgcaacgtcttttctcttttgagtGTCATAATATCTGCTCCTTCATAAGTTCTGTAATCCATCGTGAGTTTCTCTGCAGTTTTTTATACACGTTCGTCAAGTTGTTGATGGGATTGAAGATCGTCTGAATCGTCGAGAAAGTTTCGTTGGTATGAGATTAGTTGAcccataaaaaatatttagtctTTATTACATAATCTCATATGTTAACTTTTTAGAAGGAAAATGCCGCTGTTATACAGTGTTGTTAGTAGAGGAAACACTGTTTTGGCTAGATTTGCCAATAATTGTACTGGAAACTTTTCTGAGATCACAGAGCAAGTTCTAGCTCAAATTGGACTTGATGATTCAAAAATGACCTACTCTCATGGATCATTTTTGTTCCACTATATTTTGCAAGACAGAATAATTTATCTTTGCATCTCAGATGatgtaaatcttttttttattgtctgcAATTGTAGATGATATATAAATAGAAACCTTTATTTTAGGAATTTGAACGTTCAagagcatttttatttttgaatgaagttaaaaagaaatttgtaaaTACTTTTGGAGCCCATGCATACTCTGCTCTACCATATGCTATGAACACGGagttttcgaaaattttggCAGGTCTAATGGTAAGTCGtgaaattcttctcaattatttCAGACATTactgagatttttttttttaaccagaaACACTTTTCTGAATCTCGAGATATCGATACCGTTTCTCAAGTTCAAGGAGAATTGGACGACTTGAAAGATGTAATGGTGAAAAATATAGGTAAAGTGTAAATACGAGCCAGCAAGAATTTGCAACCTCCAGCAGTAGTAACATAtaccatttaatttaatttttctcattattAGATTCCTTAGCGGCACGTGGCGAAAGATTAGAATTACTGGTTAATAAAACCGAAAGCCTCAGCGCGTCAGTATGtatattttagaattttagatatttttaaattttactgagGTAAAAAGTACTTGGTTcaccaagtaaattatttttaattgttttaattttaggcTGTTACTTTCCGGAAATCAAGTCGAAATTTGGCTAATTCCTTGTTCtggaaaaacataaaaataacagCAATTACTGCTGCCGTGATTTTGGTATGTTATGATTGTTTTATAGTTTAAATAACTATCTTTATTTcattcgtaattttttttttaccatttatCGACCTGAACTACATTCTAAAATTcggaataatattttaaatgaaatctaattgaaaatattttttttccgtagGTTATTGTGTATTTTGTCGTTAGCATAGCATGTGGAGGATTGAATTGGCATTCATGCATTCAAAACAGTTGATGCACAAATTCTGCGCGTgatctaatttttctttcagtttttaaaacaaacattctaTTTCAACCAAATACGTTTCTGTACATTCGTAACATATAATGAGTCGGTTTCTTTGTTATGATGTTCAACATTTATGTGTACTTTTCTATTCATCGTTTTTTGTACAGACAAGGtttcaaatatattcttggCATAGTTGCTTTGGGACTCATGTTTTGAATCTTGCTAAACTTTGCGAGAAAAAAGTATTTTTGAACGTTATTTTCTTTGAGTTGGAATCCAAAACGTTCAATTGTTTTCAAGAAATCATTAATGTTGCTACATCTGCTTTCAACTTCAGCTACATACAGAGTTCCACTGTGATTTAAAAATGACATCAATAAAgattattattcaaaaaaatctgTATACAGCATTTACCCAATTTTAAGAACTCGATTAGCTTCCTTTAAAAAGTCATGTATGTTGGAACCCATGAGAGATAAGCAGAATACCACCTGAAAAAAAGCATTATCTGTTGCTTGATCAAATTCTATAATACATAAATAATGTTGAAATACCACATCAACAGCTTTGGTTGCCAAAGGAACAGAAGCCATGTCACAAGCAGTAACTTTGTCATTTGCTGCTACAAGGTCAAAAGAGTGAACTTTATTAGGAATGGTGTTTGCTATCTGAGCTTCACCACAACCAAAATCAGCTATCACCCAGTTTCtaggactaaaaaaaaaattttaatttgttaaatTAAAGCCATTTTTTAGCACAtggcttgttttattttacccTTTCATAAGATCAGTGATGATGATATCCAATGGGTTGACTGGCCATTTCAAAACCTGGTTCTTAAACCCCTTGTGGTATATATCAAATGATTGGGGGTCTTCTTGGAAAAGTTCCCATGCTTCACTACTACTTTTGGTATACAGCTCTTCATTCAGATACCTGAAATTAAATGTTATGATAGGCTGGAATattgtcaacaacaacaaaaaatacctGAACCGTGCAGATTCCAATCTTTGTCTTGCATCACTAGCAATCGATGCTCTctctttagtttttctttgagGAGCTGAAAGTGGTGTTCTTTGGTGAGCAGAATTAGAATTTACCTTTTGTTTGGTTAGTGCAACCTTTAATCGTTTAACATAAGCTGAAGATCtcacattttttggttttagtgaaatcttttttgatCCCGAAATCGACGCTGAAAATTTTAGAAGtaatgggaagaagaaaattgatacaatttttgtgtcaggataaaataataatcatttaaGGATACCTGTCTtgctttccattttttaaattatgcgaATTGGGAAATgtataaaacttgaaaaccaCGACCAGACCAAAACAGACAAGACACAAACATGTGCAGGTGTTACAAAATATGCGCGTGCGTCATATTTCTTTTACaatacatttttctgtttttgttttcaattttgaaaacaaaatgacaaaataaatataattctATCGAGAgatagttttctttttgattttttagggTTTGTTGAAGTTGGAATGTTGGATtggaattgcattttttatttttgctcgaCGCATTAAGTGACAACGGTGTCTGCCTAGCAGACGATCGACAGTCTGCTTTCTCAACGTggaaagaaataattcaagtTGTTTTTGACATATGCGAAATTGCGAATCAACTGAAAAGTGTTTCGTATTATCTGAAATACGTAAAGTGGTTAATCATTAAAGGTATATGACATGGCTATCGAAAATATCCTTTCTAATAAAtgtgtttttaattgaatttaaacttTGAAGGGAAATGTCCTCTTTGGAACTTGCAGATGGCTTGGAAGGACTGAAAAGTTTTATAGCTCTCCATCAAGCACAGTAAAAtcattactattattatttaagttCATGTTAACATACAAGTGTCTTAAGGTTAAAGTCCTCTGGTGTTCCTGAAATTTATTGGGAGACCTTGTATTGGAAGCTAAAGAATAGCGTAAGTTTCTGACAACTTCCTGAagaatttacacaaatttggTTATGGTAATTTATTAAATTCCTTgttaatttttagatttttgatGCTGGGGAGTGCTTTAGCTTAGCACAAATTGATGAAGATGATAACATTGTGAGTAATGCTTTCAACAAATGGAAAGTTCTAGTTACATGTTCAGGAGGTGTTGTTGCAGCAGATCCAAAACAGTAATGCTCTTGTGTAAATGTCTGCATCATGTATGTAACAGAATTttaatgtaattttattttgttagtaTCTATCTTGTTGACCATGCTTGGACATTTCGACCAGATCAAGTTAGGAGCCACTTGCTTAACATCACAGGCCTCCTTGCTAGGATGTGTAACCTCATGGATGTTGCTTATTCTGCTGAGAGTGATAATATTGAAGAAATTGTTAAGAAAGTTATGGCCAGCATGTGGAAGTACAGTCAAACATATAGCATTGGTAGTTAATATgctattgcttttttttttttactattctcaaaatttatatttatatttaatatAAGGTAACCAAAATCTTGAAGCCGAGGAGCGTCTCCCCATCTGGTACATTTTGGATGAATTTGGGTATGTTACTTTCTACTTTGATCTTTGCAGTagttcttttttgtatttcagaGTTGTATGCTGAATAATATTAATACTTTGTTTATTCTAAAATAATAGATCACGGATTCAACATTCTGATCATCCGACCGTTCGTCttgttccatttttctttatgtCCGAACAAGCTACCTATTCGATCATGTTCCCTTTGAGTGATCTTGATGAAAACGACGAAGTTACCCGTGATTTCGTTGAAGGTTCAGGAGCTGATGAAATTAGTCGGTCAGCATTATTACATCCGTGGTCCGAGGAATTTTCTCAAGAATTCCTTGCTTCCGTTGATCTAGAACAAGTCGAGCCTTCACCGGACTACTTCTCCGTAAGCTTAACATCGAATAATTCTGTTGATCGTTAAAAATTGATAATATTAGGTTTTTAAAGGCTAGTCGAATGACTGAAACGCTTCCGAATGCCGATATTGAAATACCTGGCCTACCGAGTGATAGACCTATCCGCACTTACGTTGAATATGTGTTCATTCGCGACTATCTGAAACACCCTAGATTTCAATTGGTAGATAATTCTGATGAAGCAGAAATTCTTTGGCTCTCATCACATTTCAAGGATTTCAAGTAATTGAAAACGTTTAGAAATTAGAACTAATAATTACCTCAAAAACTCCCTTTTCTTGACTCTTTTAGGCAGCTAAGCGAAAACTTTCCGTTTAAAAGGATTAATCAATTTCCCTGTGAACATCTGCTGACTGTATGTTTTCTGTGATTCTGATTTTCTTCCAACTaataatgttatttttaaaaaatcaggtTAAGGATCTACTTTGCGTTATTGCTCGAAGGTCCAGTATTAGTTCCAAAAgagaaattttggaaaacgaaCCATCTTGGCTTCCAACgacatttaatttgaaaacagaGCTTCCTAAACTAGTGGCTTACTTTCTCGCGCAAGAAAAATTGTAAGATGATTTATCCCATTTTATATTTATCGATTTTATTGatttgggttttttgttttgttatgagTTGTTGCGCATCCATTTATTTCGTTGTATTgtaggttttcttttttctcttggcaGGGGAACACCGAATTATTGGATCATTAAACCATGGAATTTAGCGCGTAGCATGGACACTCACATCACTGACAATCTCGATATGATATTACGTTTAGCCGTCAGTGGACCCAAAATTTGTCAGCGGTATATAGAGAGGCCGGTACTTTTTTATAGAGAAGATGTTAACGCCAAAGTCAAGTTCGACCTGCGCTACATAATTCTTCTCAGTTCAACCGAACCTTTGAAAGCCTTTGTCTATCAGCGATTCTGGATTCGTTTCGCCAACAAGCCTTTCGAACTGGATCATTTTGACGAATATGAACGCCACTTCACGGTTATGAACTATTCCCCTACCAATTTACACCAGGTACTTATAGAGGGTATATCATTTCATttccacattttcttttaactatTTTGAACATCTATTTAGATGTTTTGTCATGACTTCATTCGCTATTTCGAAGAGCAAAATCCAGGTCAAGAATGGTGCAAAGTGGAGAAAAGAATATTTGCCATGTTATCTTCTTTGCTGAAATCAAGCGtagaaaagaaagataatGCGCCTCATATTCCTGCCGCCCCGCAATCCCGTGCAATGTATGCAGTCGATTTAATGTTAGCGTGGACAGATAATGTTCTAGGTATGTATTAAAAATTTCACAACCAATGAAAGTTATCGTCCATGAGTTTTATgggcatgtaaaaaaatttttttctatttttagatGGTGACGACAGTGGACCATCGATACAGCCCATGTTGTTGGAAGTTAACTGGGCTCCGGACTGTAAACGCGCATGCGTTTACTATAAA
It includes:
- the LOC124344514 gene encoding vesicle-associated membrane protein 7-like — its product is MPLLYSVVSRGNTVLARFANNCTGNFSEITEQVLAQIGLDDSKMTYSHGSFLFHYILQDRIIYLCISDDEFERSRAFLFLNEVKKKFVNTFGAHAYSALPYAMNTEFSKILAGLMKHFSESRDIDTVSQVQGELDDLKDVMVKNIDSLAARGERLELLVNKTESLSASAVTFRKSSRNLANSLFWKNIKITAITAAVILVIVYFVVSIACGGLNWHSCIQNS
- the LOC124344508 gene encoding U4/U6 small nuclear ribonucleoprotein Prp4-like, whose protein sequence is MSSTTGFAITIDDGEIRKHLRQLGEPITLFGEGPADRRNRLKELLSVHGHDLIDRKKEDEKEIVKVEKDQTETTWYHEGPESLKIARLWLAYYSLPRAKQRLSNVKLESEIPESTRTAKRQEMVKRMRGMNIMCSQVGDGRPISYCQFSPSGNLLATASWSGLCKLWNVPDCTLSHSLRGHKCSVGAIVFHPQATLSLEPSELNMASCSMDGAVKLWNLESEEPIADMEGHAPHRVSKVEFHPSGRFLATCVFDNSWRLWDLEQGVEVLHQEGHSKPVYNIAFNVDGSVAITGGMDSFGRVWDLRTGRCIMFMEGHLKGVLGIDISPNGYHIVTGSEDNTCKIWDLRKRSCIYTIPAHTNLVSSVKFERSSGQYIVSSSYDCTAKIWASNTWQPLKTLSGHDGKVMAVDVSPDGSFIATASYDRTYKLWSPE
- the LOC124344511 gene encoding ribosomal RNA-processing protein 8-like, with amino-acid sequence MESKTASISGSKKISLKPKNVRSSAYVKRLKVALTKQKVNSNSAHQRTPLSAPQRKTKERASIASDARQRLESARFRYLNEELYTKSSSEAWELFQEDPQSFDIYHKGFKNQVLKWPVNPLDIIITDLMKGPRNWVIADFGCGEAQIANTIPNKVHSFDLVAANDKVTACDMASVPLATKAVDVVVFCLSLMGSNIHDFLKEANRVLKIGGTLYVAEVESRCSNINDFLKTIERFGFQLKENNVQKYFFLAKFSKIQNMSPKATMPRIYLKPCLYKKR
- the LOC124344510 gene encoding tumor protein p63-regulated gene 1-like protein, which encodes MLSEAETTPTLDEPNLPEFCGATLSLNNASGTISNQKIVKQNLFSNNEADQMKERKKIAELQPCGPSSNCENVPLSPTVLSAEARGGDGQIISQGYFSSRNYMFAIENCKRILTRGEPENHGVFVGSWLLTMVDHWDNEKERLILLYSRTLFIVKYDFITTTLQSFETYALQKIIHLTIGNIEYPTHSITPKFQYLADSITGRFSSILRGNFNSQSASELLHKRSTGEETQTDFTSDRLKRNGVRILFGSVPAEPNFTQLWNPWSKAIPWLTFLSHPLLSTEHTTPAIFDVKDFTVNLQRTLQNEYQGLVEYKPIIMNSYLGLPALVHNYSQFGFYKVRGKVSF
- the LOC124344505 gene encoding tubulin--tyrosine ligase-like protein 12; protein product: MSSLELADGLEGLKSFIALHQAQLKSSGVPEIYWETLYWKLKNSIFDAGECFSLAQIDEDDNIVSNAFNKWKVLVTCSGGVVAADPKHIYLVDHAWTFRPDQVRSHLLNITGLLARMCNLMDVAYSAESDNIEEIVKKVMASMWKYSQTYSIGNQNLEAEERLPIWYILDEFGSRIQHSDHPTVRLVPFFFMSEQATYSIMFPLSDLDENDEVTRDFVEGSGADEISRSALLHPWSEEFSQEFLASVDLEQVEPSPDYFSASRMTETLPNADIEIPGLPSDRPIRTYVEYVFIRDYLKHPRFQLVDNSDEAEILWLSSHFKDFKQLSENFPFKRINQFPCEHLLTVKDLLCVIARRSSISSKREILENEPSWLPTTFNLKTELPKLVAYFLAQEKLGTPNYWIIKPWNLARSMDTHITDNLDMILRLAVSGPKICQRYIERPVLFYREDVNAKVKFDLRYIILLSSTEPLKAFVYQRFWIRFANKPFELDHFDEYERHFTVMNYSPTNLHQMFCHDFIRYFEEQNPGQEWCKVEKRIFAMLSSLLKSSVEKKDNAPHIPAAPQSRAMYAVDLMLAWTDNVLDGDDSGPSIQPMLLEVNWAPDCKRACVYYKEFFDDVFSVLFLDETEGKHVHLLE
- the LOC124344048 gene encoding splicing factor 3B subunit 4-like, which produces MAAGPVSERNQDATIYVGGLDEKVTEPLLWELFVQGGPVVNVHMPKDRITLLHQGYGFIEFLSEDDADYACKIMNMIKLYGKPIRVNKASAHQKNLDVGANIFIGNLDPEVDEKLLYDTFSAFGVILQTPKIMRDPTTGNSKGFAFINFASFDASDAAIEAMNGQYLCNRPITISYAFKKDSKGERHGSAAERLLAAQNPLAQTDRPHQLFADAPPIPPQMSNMGMSGLPPPPPPPLQGLTMAMPPPPPPPPTWAPPPPPPPSSNFLPLAPIPPPPPSWAPPPPPPSTGFVPIPPPV